From a single Mycolicibacterium moriokaense genomic region:
- the egtC gene encoding ergothioneine biosynthesis protein EgtC, with protein sequence MCRHLGWLGKPVSVASLVLEPPNGLLVQSYSPRRQKHGLMNADGWGVGFFDGPIPRRWRSAAPLWGDASFASVAPMLRSGSIVAAVRSASVGMPIEATASAPFTDGHWLLSHNGLVDRAVLPLSAKAESTCDSALLAALIFDRGLDALGDTVVEVAAADPNARLNILAANSSRLLATTWGDTLSALRCDDGVVLASEPYDDNPDWQEIPDRHLISVIGRDIELIPLKGS encoded by the coding sequence ATGTGCCGACACCTGGGCTGGCTCGGAAAACCGGTCTCCGTTGCATCGCTGGTGCTGGAGCCACCCAACGGTCTTCTGGTGCAGTCGTATTCACCGCGTAGGCAGAAGCACGGACTGATGAACGCCGACGGCTGGGGTGTCGGATTCTTCGACGGGCCCATCCCGCGGCGCTGGCGCAGCGCCGCGCCGTTGTGGGGGGATGCGTCGTTCGCATCGGTGGCGCCCATGCTGCGCAGCGGGTCCATCGTCGCGGCCGTACGGTCGGCAAGCGTCGGGATGCCGATCGAGGCCACGGCGTCCGCGCCGTTCACCGACGGTCACTGGCTGCTGTCGCACAACGGCCTCGTCGACCGTGCCGTCCTTCCGCTTTCCGCGAAGGCCGAGTCCACCTGCGACAGTGCGTTGTTGGCGGCGCTGATCTTCGATCGGGGGCTGGATGCGCTCGGCGACACCGTCGTCGAAGTCGCCGCCGCGGATCCGAATGCCCGACTGAACATATTGGCCGCCAACAGCTCTCGGCTTCTCGCCACCACGTGGGGCGACACTCTCTCGGCGCTGCGATGCGACGACGGCGTCGTGCTCGCCAGCGAACCCTACGATGACAACCCCGACTGGCAGGAGATTCCCGATCGACATCTGATCTCCGTCATCGGCCGAGATATCGAGCTGATCCCGCTGAAAGGTTCATGA
- a CDS encoding FAD-dependent oxidoreductase, whose amino-acid sequence MSSLWLADQTEPVTTLSDIESVRTSSDVVIVGAGITGLTTAVLLARAGKRVTVVEARHVGAGATGNTTGKVSLLQGTKLSRIASKHGQDILRDYVTGNAEGRDWLLRYYEDHGLHVQREDDFAYAQNVDGVDTAKSVLQACREAGLDDAEWVDQADVPFPFRGGVRLRDQAQVDPMPYLNSLVTELESNGGTLLQGVRVASISGTGPLRISVRVPASAEDPQQQQISITAAQCVLATGIPILDRGGFFARVKPQRSYCLAFDVPGDITRPMFISVDSPTRSVRYAPTADGEKLVVGGAGHTVGRADSPAADIEDLAKWAALHYPGAVQTHFWSAQDYHPVDELPYVGPLLPKFEKLFVATGFDKWGMSNGVAAALALSSQILGGRMDWRRAFASWSPHEAAGITTALMANLEVGINLAKGWVSPITASGATPSEGQGVVSGPPWHLQAKSKVDGVTRIVSPVCPHLGGIVKWNDADCSWDCPLHGSRFAPDGTLIEGPATKGLTPGP is encoded by the coding sequence ATGTCCTCGCTGTGGCTCGCCGACCAGACCGAACCCGTCACGACGCTGTCCGATATCGAAAGCGTCCGAACGTCGTCGGACGTGGTCATCGTCGGCGCCGGAATCACCGGCCTCACAACGGCTGTGTTGCTGGCCAGGGCGGGAAAGCGGGTGACCGTCGTCGAAGCCCGACACGTCGGGGCCGGGGCCACCGGCAACACCACCGGGAAAGTCAGCCTGCTGCAGGGCACCAAGTTGTCACGTATCGCCTCCAAGCACGGGCAAGACATCCTGCGGGACTACGTCACCGGCAACGCCGAGGGCCGCGACTGGCTGCTCCGCTACTACGAGGACCACGGCCTGCACGTGCAGCGCGAGGACGATTTCGCATACGCGCAGAACGTGGACGGTGTCGACACCGCCAAATCGGTTCTGCAGGCGTGCCGCGAAGCGGGACTCGACGATGCCGAGTGGGTCGATCAGGCCGACGTGCCCTTCCCGTTCCGGGGCGGCGTGCGACTGCGTGACCAGGCGCAGGTCGACCCCATGCCGTACCTGAACAGCCTGGTGACCGAACTCGAATCCAACGGCGGCACTCTGCTCCAGGGTGTGCGGGTCGCGTCGATTTCAGGCACGGGACCACTGCGGATTTCGGTGCGGGTTCCGGCATCAGCCGAAGATCCACAGCAGCAACAGATTTCGATCACCGCCGCGCAGTGTGTGTTGGCCACCGGCATTCCGATTCTGGATCGCGGCGGATTCTTCGCACGCGTGAAGCCGCAGCGCTCCTACTGCTTGGCCTTCGACGTGCCCGGCGACATCACCCGACCGATGTTCATTTCGGTCGATTCGCCGACCCGGTCGGTGCGTTACGCGCCGACCGCGGACGGCGAGAAGCTCGTCGTCGGCGGCGCCGGGCACACCGTCGGCCGTGCAGATTCGCCTGCCGCGGACATCGAGGACCTCGCGAAATGGGCTGCGCTGCACTATCCCGGTGCCGTCCAGACCCACTTCTGGTCGGCGCAGGACTACCACCCGGTGGACGAACTCCCCTATGTCGGGCCGCTGTTGCCCAAGTTCGAAAAGCTCTTCGTCGCCACGGGATTCGACAAGTGGGGCATGTCCAACGGTGTCGCTGCGGCACTGGCGCTTTCGTCGCAGATTCTCGGCGGCCGGATGGACTGGCGGCGCGCGTTCGCGAGCTGGAGCCCGCACGAGGCCGCAGGCATCACCACCGCCCTGATGGCGAACCTCGAGGTGGGGATCAACCTGGCGAAGGGATGGGTCTCGCCGATCACCGCCTCCGGGGCGACCCCGAGCGAAGGCCAAGGCGTGGTCAGCGGGCCGCCCTGGCACCTGCAAGCCAAGAGCAAGGTCGACGGCGTGACCCGCATCGTCTCACCGGTGTGCCCGCACCTCGGCGGCATCGTGAAGTGGAACGACGCCGACTGCTCATGGGATTGCCCGCTGCACGGCTCGCGGTTCGCACCCGACGGAACTCTGATCGAAGGTCCGGCCACCAAGGGGCTCACGCCAGGACCGTGA
- a CDS encoding sensor domain-containing protein, whose product MTARRAHNGLGRTLAVLAGIGVGTGLSLAAPAAEISAKPSDPGVVNYAVLPKGSVSNIVGAPFRFEWTYNAPFQSFWVDNPSCNNWADIGLPDVYADPDLASFNGAVAQTGPNDQRNFVKQAVGVFATNDAADRAFHRVVDRTLGCNGQTTAMHLDNMTTQVWSFTGGPATATDLDWVKQEAGTDRRCFNTTRKRENVLLQAKVCQSGNGGPAVNVLAGAMQNTLGQ is encoded by the coding sequence ATGACAGCCCGGCGGGCGCACAACGGTCTCGGCAGAACTCTCGCAGTCCTGGCAGGCATCGGTGTCGGCACGGGTCTGTCACTGGCGGCGCCTGCCGCCGAGATTTCGGCCAAGCCCTCTGATCCGGGAGTGGTGAATTACGCCGTGCTGCCGAAGGGATCGGTGAGCAACATCGTCGGCGCGCCGTTTCGGTTCGAGTGGACGTACAACGCGCCGTTCCAGTCGTTCTGGGTCGACAACCCGTCGTGCAACAACTGGGCCGACATCGGGTTGCCCGATGTGTACGCAGACCCGGACCTGGCGTCGTTCAACGGTGCGGTGGCGCAGACGGGCCCGAATGATCAACGGAACTTCGTCAAGCAGGCGGTCGGCGTCTTCGCCACCAACGACGCCGCCGACCGCGCGTTCCACCGCGTCGTCGACCGCACGCTCGGCTGCAACGGCCAGACCACCGCGATGCACCTGGACAACATGACCACCCAGGTGTGGAGCTTCACCGGTGGGCCGGCCACGGCGACCGACCTCGACTGGGTCAAGCAGGAGGCGGGTACCGACCGTCGATGCTTCAACACGACCCGAAAGCGCGAGAACGTTCTGCTGCAGGCGAAAGTCTGTCAATCCGGTAACGGCGGTCCGGCGGTGAACGTGCTGGCCGGCGCCATGCAGAACACCCTGGGGCAGTAA
- the egtD gene encoding L-histidine N(alpha)-methyltransferase gives MTFALSNYLSANSAGDALRRDVREGLTQTPKTLPPKWFYDSVGSDLFDQITRLPEYYPTRTEAQILRERSAEIAAASGADTLVELGSGTSEKTRMLLDALRDSGSLRRFIPFDVDASVLRAAGAAIEQEYPGVEIDAVCGDFEEHLGKIPRVGRRLVAFLGSTIGNLTPEPRAEFLSTLAETLQPGDSLLLGTDLVKDADRLVAAYDDSAGITAKFNRNVLAVVNRELDADFVLDAFDHVAKWNADEERIEMWLRANHAQRVHVKGLGLTVDFADGEEMLTEVSCKFRPDGVAAELADAGLRRTHWWTDDAGDFGLSLATP, from the coding sequence ATGACGTTCGCACTGTCGAACTACCTGTCCGCGAACTCGGCGGGCGACGCCCTGCGCCGCGATGTGCGCGAAGGGTTGACGCAGACACCGAAAACGTTGCCGCCCAAGTGGTTCTATGACTCCGTCGGTAGCGATCTGTTCGATCAGATCACCCGCCTACCCGAGTACTACCCCACCCGCACCGAGGCGCAGATTCTGCGGGAGCGGTCGGCCGAGATCGCCGCGGCGTCCGGGGCGGACACCCTCGTCGAGCTCGGCAGTGGCACGTCGGAGAAGACCCGCATGCTGCTCGACGCGCTGCGCGACAGCGGATCCCTGCGCCGGTTCATCCCGTTCGACGTCGACGCCTCGGTGCTGCGCGCTGCCGGAGCCGCGATCGAGCAGGAGTATCCGGGCGTCGAGATCGATGCGGTGTGTGGGGATTTCGAGGAGCATCTCGGCAAGATTCCCCGGGTCGGCCGCCGACTGGTCGCCTTCCTCGGTTCGACGATTGGCAACCTGACGCCGGAACCGCGCGCCGAGTTCCTGTCGACGCTGGCGGAGACCCTTCAGCCCGGTGACAGCCTGCTGCTGGGCACCGACCTGGTGAAGGACGCCGACCGGTTGGTTGCGGCATACGACGACAGCGCGGGCATCACGGCGAAGTTCAACCGCAACGTGCTGGCGGTGGTCAACCGTGAACTGGACGCCGATTTCGTACTCGACGCCTTCGACCACGTCGCCAAGTGGAACGCCGACGAGGAGCGCATCGAGATGTGGTTGCGCGCCAACCACGCTCAGCGCGTGCACGTGAAAGGACTCGGGTTGACCGTCGACTTCGCCGACGGCGAGGAGATGCTCACCGAGGTGTCGTGCAAGTTCCGCCCCGACGGGGTGGCCGCCGAACTGGCCGACGCCGGCCTGCGCCGCACCCATTGGTGGACCGACGACGCCGGCGACTTCGGGCTCTCGCTGGCGACGCCATGA
- the egtA gene encoding ergothioneine biosynthesis glutamate--cysteine ligase EgtA: MTFAMTSAVDDACPTTEVELTSANDAAGYIGDTCLDDGPVGRVGLEVEAHCFDLTDPMRRPGWDEINATIAAVPPLPGGSSITVEPGGAVELSGPPLDGPVPAIAAMQADRAALRAAFAQAGLGLVLLGADPLRPAKRVNPGARYQAMETFFTASQTGAAGAAMMTSTASIQINLDAGPQDGWADRVRLAHALGPTMIAVAANSPLLGGRFAGWRSARQHVWSQLDSARCGPVLGVNGDDPASDWARYALKAPVMLVNTPAKNEVTPVTSWVPFADWADGRVMLGDRRPTRADLDYHLTTLFPPVRPRRWLEIRYLDSVPDAVWPAVAYTLVTLLDDPIAADIAAEATESVATAWDRAAQIGLGDRRLANAAKRCVTAAAERAPAELEESMQQLVRSVEQGRCPADDFSDRVVEHGIAPAVTQLAQGEL, from the coding sequence ATGACCTTTGCCATGACGTCCGCTGTGGACGACGCGTGTCCAACCACTGAAGTCGAGCTCACCAGCGCAAACGATGCCGCCGGCTATATCGGTGACACCTGTCTGGACGACGGCCCGGTCGGTCGGGTGGGTCTGGAGGTCGAGGCGCACTGCTTCGATCTGACCGACCCGATGCGGCGGCCCGGGTGGGATGAGATCAACGCGACCATAGCGGCCGTGCCGCCATTGCCCGGTGGCAGCTCGATAACGGTCGAACCCGGCGGTGCCGTCGAGTTGTCGGGACCCCCGCTGGACGGGCCGGTGCCTGCCATCGCCGCGATGCAGGCCGACCGCGCCGCGCTACGAGCGGCCTTCGCGCAGGCGGGTCTCGGATTGGTGCTGCTCGGCGCCGATCCGCTGCGCCCTGCCAAGCGCGTCAACCCGGGTGCCCGTTACCAGGCGATGGAGACGTTCTTCACCGCCAGCCAGACCGGCGCTGCCGGGGCGGCCATGATGACGTCGACGGCCTCGATCCAGATCAACCTCGACGCCGGGCCGCAGGACGGCTGGGCCGACCGGGTGCGGCTCGCGCATGCACTCGGCCCGACCATGATCGCGGTCGCGGCCAACTCGCCACTGCTCGGCGGCAGGTTCGCGGGCTGGCGTTCGGCGCGCCAACATGTTTGGAGCCAACTGGATTCGGCGCGCTGCGGACCTGTCCTCGGCGTCAACGGCGACGACCCGGCCAGCGATTGGGCGCGATATGCGTTGAAGGCGCCCGTCATGTTGGTCAACACGCCCGCCAAGAACGAGGTCACTCCGGTGACGTCCTGGGTGCCGTTCGCCGACTGGGCCGACGGTCGCGTGATGCTTGGCGACCGCAGACCAACGCGGGCCGATCTCGACTATCACCTCACCACGCTGTTCCCGCCGGTGCGGCCACGCCGCTGGCTGGAGATCCGGTACCTCGACAGCGTCCCCGACGCGGTGTGGCCGGCCGTTGCCTACACACTCGTCACCCTGCTCGACGACCCGATCGCCGCCGATATCGCCGCCGAGGCCACCGAATCGGTCGCCACCGCGTGGGACCGCGCCGCGCAGATCGGACTCGGCGACCGAAGGCTGGCCAACGCCGCGAAACGGTGCGTGACAGCTGCCGCGGAACGGGCTCCCGCCGAACTCGAGGAATCGATGCAGCAGCTGGTGCGTTCGGTCGAACAGGGCCGGTGCCCGGCCGACGACTTCTCCGATCGGGTCGTCGAACACGGCATCGCACCGGCGGTCACCCAATTGGCGCAAGGGGAGCTGTGA
- the egtB gene encoding ergothioneine biosynthesis protein EgtB translates to MSRRETLARELTTARDRTLRLVDFDDAELHRQYNPLMSPLVWDLAHIGWQEELWLLRGNDPARPGLLDPQVERCYDAFLNPRASRIDLPVLSPTEARSYCATVRNRALDRLDALPADDGDEFTFGLVISHENQHDETMLQALNLRSGPPLLDRGAPLPSGRSGVAGTSVLVPAGEFILGVDAVTEPHSLDNERGPHVVDLPAFRIGTVPVTNGEWRQFMDDGGYDNPRWWSDAGWSHRQEAGLRAPQFWNDGELTGTRTRFGHVEEIPADEPVQHITFFEAEAYAKWAGARLPTEQEWEKACAWDPAVNARRRYPWGSSEPTAHLANLGGDALRPAPVGAYPAGASAYGAEQMLGDVWEWTTSPLRPWPGFTPMLYEQYSAPFFEGTGSGDYKVLRGGSWAVASNILRPSFRNWDHPNRRQIFSGVRLAWDVG, encoded by the coding sequence GTGAGCCGACGCGAGACACTCGCCCGCGAACTCACGACTGCCCGTGACAGAACTCTGCGGCTGGTCGACTTCGACGACGCCGAACTGCACCGCCAGTACAACCCGCTGATGAGCCCGCTGGTGTGGGACCTCGCCCACATCGGCTGGCAGGAAGAGCTGTGGCTGCTGCGCGGCAACGACCCGGCCCGTCCCGGACTCCTCGATCCGCAGGTGGAGCGGTGCTACGACGCATTCCTCAACCCTCGCGCCAGCCGCATCGACCTTCCGGTGCTGTCGCCCACCGAAGCTCGGTCCTACTGCGCGACCGTGCGCAACAGGGCACTCGACCGCCTCGACGCGCTACCCGCCGACGATGGTGACGAGTTCACCTTCGGACTGGTGATCAGCCACGAGAACCAGCACGACGAGACGATGCTGCAGGCGCTGAATCTGCGATCCGGACCCCCACTGCTGGACCGCGGCGCGCCGCTGCCGTCCGGCAGGTCCGGGGTCGCGGGCACGTCGGTGCTCGTGCCCGCAGGTGAGTTCATCCTCGGGGTCGACGCGGTGACCGAACCGCACTCACTGGACAACGAGCGCGGGCCGCATGTGGTCGACCTGCCGGCCTTCCGTATCGGCACGGTGCCGGTCACCAACGGTGAGTGGCGGCAGTTCATGGACGACGGCGGATACGACAACCCCCGCTGGTGGTCCGATGCCGGCTGGTCCCACAGGCAGGAGGCGGGACTGCGGGCGCCGCAGTTCTGGAACGACGGCGAGCTGACCGGAACCAGGACCCGCTTCGGCCATGTCGAGGAGATCCCCGCCGACGAGCCCGTGCAGCACATCACGTTCTTCGAGGCCGAGGCCTACGCGAAGTGGGCGGGCGCACGGCTGCCGACCGAGCAGGAATGGGAGAAGGCCTGCGCATGGGACCCGGCGGTCAACGCGCGCCGCCGCTATCCGTGGGGTTCGTCGGAGCCGACGGCGCATCTGGCCAACCTCGGCGGTGATGCCCTGCGGCCCGCACCGGTGGGCGCCTATCCGGCAGGCGCGTCGGCGTATGGCGCCGAACAGATGCTCGGCGATGTATGGGAGTGGACCACGTCGCCGCTGCGGCCGTGGCCGGGTTTCACGCCGATGCTCTACGAGCAGTACTCGGCGCCCTTCTTCGAAGGCACCGGGTCCGGCGACTACAAGGTCCTGCGCGGCGGCTCATGGGCGGTCGCGTCGAACATCCTACGGCCGAGTTTCCGCAACTGGGACCACCCGAACCGGAGGCAGATCTTCTCGGGTGTGCGGCTCGCGTGGGATGTCGGCTGA
- a CDS encoding catalase, translated as MTDKYTTNDAGNPIPSLEHSLTVGPDGPILLQDHYLIEQMANFNRERIPERQPHAKGGGAFGHFEVTADVSNFTKAAVFQPGTKTEMVARFSTVAGERGSPDTWRDPRGFALKFYTSEGNFDMVGNNTPVFFVRDPMKFQNFIRSQKRMAANNLRDHHMQWDFWTLSPESAHQVTWLMGDRGIPKTWRHMNGYSSHTYSWLNAADELFWVKYHFKTDQGIEFLTQEDADRIAGEDGDYHQRDLFTSIEEGNFPTWTLFVQIMPFEEAKTYRFNPFDLTKVWPHGDYPLHEVGKMTLNRNVEDYHAQIEQAAFEPNNIVPGTGLSPDKMLLARGFSYSDAHRARLGVNYKQIPVNEPHVEVRAYSKDGAMRIRNATDPVYAPNSMGGPEADPKRAAEVHWASDGDMVRAAYALRAEDDDWGQAGTLVREVLDDDARDRLAHNIIGHVLDGVREPVLSRVFEYWTNVDPDLGKKVEEGVRAKQG; from the coding sequence ATGACCGACAAGTACACGACCAACGACGCCGGCAATCCGATCCCCAGCCTCGAGCATTCGCTCACGGTCGGTCCGGACGGCCCGATTCTGCTGCAGGACCACTACCTGATCGAGCAGATGGCCAACTTCAACCGGGAGCGCATCCCGGAGCGACAGCCCCACGCCAAGGGTGGTGGGGCGTTCGGTCATTTCGAGGTGACCGCCGACGTCAGCAACTTCACCAAAGCCGCGGTTTTCCAGCCCGGAACCAAGACCGAGATGGTGGCCAGATTCTCGACCGTCGCCGGTGAGCGCGGCAGCCCGGACACGTGGCGCGATCCCCGCGGCTTCGCGCTGAAGTTCTACACCAGCGAAGGCAACTTCGACATGGTCGGCAACAACACCCCGGTGTTCTTTGTCCGCGATCCGATGAAGTTCCAGAACTTCATTCGCTCGCAAAAGCGGATGGCCGCCAACAATCTTCGCGACCACCACATGCAATGGGACTTCTGGACGCTGTCACCCGAGTCGGCCCACCAGGTCACCTGGCTGATGGGCGACCGCGGTATCCCCAAGACCTGGCGGCACATGAACGGATACTCCAGCCATACGTACAGCTGGCTCAACGCCGCCGACGAGTTGTTCTGGGTGAAGTACCACTTCAAGACCGACCAGGGCATCGAATTCCTCACCCAGGAGGACGCCGACCGGATCGCCGGTGAGGACGGTGACTACCACCAGCGCGACCTCTTCACGTCGATCGAGGAGGGCAACTTCCCGACGTGGACGCTGTTCGTGCAGATCATGCCGTTCGAGGAGGCGAAGACCTATCGGTTCAATCCGTTCGACCTCACCAAGGTGTGGCCGCACGGCGACTACCCGCTGCACGAGGTCGGCAAGATGACCCTCAATCGCAATGTCGAGGACTACCACGCGCAGATCGAGCAGGCCGCGTTCGAACCGAACAACATCGTTCCGGGCACCGGACTCAGTCCGGACAAGATGCTGCTGGCCCGGGGTTTCTCCTACTCCGACGCCCACCGTGCGCGGCTCGGCGTGAACTACAAGCAGATCCCGGTCAACGAGCCGCACGTCGAGGTCCGCGCCTACTCAAAGGACGGCGCGATGCGCATCCGCAACGCCACGGATCCGGTGTATGCACCGAATTCGATGGGCGGTCCGGAGGCCGACCCCAAGCGCGCCGCCGAGGTGCACTGGGCATCCGACGGCGACATGGTGCGCGCGGCCTACGCGCTGCGTGCCGAGGACGACGACTGGGGGCAGGCAGGCACCCTGGTGCGCGAGGTGCTCGACGACGACGCACGGGATCGACTGGCGCACAACATCATCGGCCACGTGCTCGATGGTGTGCGCGAGCCGGTGCTCTCTCGGGTGTTCGAGTACTGGACCAATGTCGATCCCGACCTCGGCAAGAAGGTCGAGGAGGGCGTGCGCGCCAAACAGGGCTAG
- a CDS encoding organic hydroperoxide resistance protein, with product MSIEVVFTSESTATGGGREGHVKSSTGRIDLNTNHPKEMGGSGEGTNPEELFSAGYSACFLGALRLVARNEKIDLDDATGITAQIGFGKDPAGGFAINAHLIGYLPGLEQSAADELMEKAHQVCPYSKATRGNIDVKLSAKV from the coding sequence ATGAGCATCGAAGTCGTATTCACGTCAGAGTCCACAGCAACCGGAGGTGGCCGCGAGGGCCACGTCAAGTCATCGACCGGCAGGATCGATCTGAACACCAACCACCCGAAGGAGATGGGTGGCAGCGGCGAGGGCACCAACCCGGAGGAGCTGTTCTCCGCAGGCTATTCCGCATGCTTCCTCGGTGCGCTCCGCCTGGTGGCCCGCAACGAGAAGATCGACCTCGACGATGCGACCGGCATCACCGCGCAGATCGGCTTCGGCAAGGATCCCGCGGGCGGATTCGCCATCAACGCGCACCTGATCGGCTACCTGCCCGGCCTCGAGCAGAGCGCCGCCGACGAGTTGATGGAGAAGGCCCACCAGGTGTGCCCGTACTCCAAGGCCACTCGCGGCAACATCGACGTCAAGTTGTCGGCGAAGGTGTAA